The Spinacia oleracea cultivar Varoflay chromosome 2, BTI_SOV_V1, whole genome shotgun sequence DNA segment GTCATCTATTGCTAAGTGTGAGCAAACTAAAACATGTCAGTGTCTAGTTATTATGGCAAGCTAAATGCTTTATGGGAAGCTCTTGATATTCATGAACCCTTGATTTCTTGTTCATGTTGTTCCAATTGCACTGCAGGTGGTATTCATGAAGTTCGTCCTGTACAATCTAAATTACACGAGTTTTTAATGGGCGTGTATTCTGATTATTATGCTACTTTGCGCACTAACATCCTGTCCCAAGCAGCAAAGGGAAATAGGTACTCCGGGGCTGGTCATGGTCGTGGGAATGCTCGCGCTAATGCAGCTGCGGCTGGCAGTAGTGTCATGGGTAGCAGCAACTCGAATGATGGTTGTGGCTCCACATTATTTTCCAGCGAGCAATGGAAGGTGCTTGCAGGCTTATTCGGTAATGCAAAGGTTATGGATGGCCGCTTAAACGGTAAGT contains these protein-coding regions:
- the LOC110800914 gene encoding uncharacterized protein isoform X2, whose translation is MDVQIALEARRKFKFLNGTITEPSPRCTASYWTAINAMLVLWITNTIEPEVKSNISKFREAKRLWDHLKQRFATTNGPRIQQLKSSIAKCEQTKTCGIHEVRPVQSKLHEFLMGVYSDYYATLRTNILSQAAKGNRYSGAGHGRGNARANAAAAGSSVMGSSNSNDGCGSTLFSSEQWKVLAGLFGNAKVMDGRLNGPNEGGD
- the LOC110800914 gene encoding uncharacterized protein isoform X3 → MGVYSDYYATLRTNILSQAAKGNRYSGAGHGRGNARANAAAAGSSVMGSSNSNDGCGSTLFSSEQWKVLAGLFGNAKVMDGRLNGKFDDDLWIIDTGESNHVTGKREWLFDTHDFECPVRLPNGEISVATLQGSVRLSDKITLTHVLYVPQFSCNLPSVSQFNDFTMYCPI